Proteins from a genomic interval of Rhodothermus marinus:
- a CDS encoding ABC transporter permease: MEFVEAFRMAWTALRTNRLRSGLTLLGMVIGVFAIISSVTAVEVIDVYFRESMNFLGSSTFTISRYPSIRVSNEQFDYRQPITYEQIERLKRSLSQPVFISILEDFDLGSVRYGDRETEPNVQLLGTDENFLENFSYELAEGRFITAQDVHYARPVIVLGSVIAEELFPNETPLGKVVRFGGHRYEVIGVLKTKGSFLGFSQDRRVLIPITTAFARYGQPDRNLAAVSVRVSSPERLGAAMDEVISKFRVIRKVPPGQPNDFEISTNDSMRSVFEAFTRTLSIGGAGIGLIALLAAGIGIMNIMLVSVTERTREIGIRKAVGARRRDILRQFLLEAFFLCQIGGLVGILLGALGGNLVAVYFDISAVFPWDWALGGMLLVTLVAVVFGSYPAYKAARLNPIEALRYE, encoded by the coding sequence ATGGAATTTGTCGAAGCCTTCCGGATGGCCTGGACGGCCCTGCGCACCAACCGACTGCGTTCGGGACTGACGCTGCTGGGCATGGTGATCGGCGTCTTCGCGATCATCAGCTCGGTGACGGCCGTCGAAGTGATCGACGTGTACTTCCGCGAGTCGATGAACTTTCTGGGGTCGTCCACCTTCACGATCAGCCGCTACCCGAGCATCCGGGTGAGCAACGAGCAGTTCGACTACCGCCAGCCCATTACGTACGAACAGATCGAACGCCTCAAGCGGAGTCTCTCGCAACCGGTCTTCATCAGCATTCTGGAGGATTTCGATCTGGGGTCCGTGCGCTACGGGGACCGGGAGACCGAGCCGAACGTGCAGCTCCTGGGCACCGACGAAAACTTTCTGGAAAACTTCAGCTACGAGCTGGCCGAGGGCCGCTTCATTACGGCGCAGGATGTGCACTACGCGCGGCCGGTCATTGTGCTGGGCTCGGTGATCGCCGAGGAGCTGTTTCCGAACGAGACGCCGCTGGGCAAGGTGGTGCGCTTCGGCGGGCATCGCTACGAGGTGATCGGCGTGCTGAAAACCAAGGGAAGCTTTCTGGGCTTCAGCCAGGACCGGCGCGTGCTGATTCCGATCACGACGGCGTTTGCCCGCTACGGACAGCCGGACCGCAACCTGGCGGCCGTCAGCGTGCGCGTCAGCAGTCCGGAACGGCTGGGTGCGGCGATGGACGAGGTGATCAGCAAGTTTCGCGTCATCCGCAAGGTGCCGCCCGGCCAGCCCAACGATTTTGAGATCAGCACGAACGACTCGATGCGAAGCGTTTTCGAGGCGTTCACGCGCACGCTTTCGATCGGCGGGGCCGGGATCGGGCTGATTGCACTGCTGGCGGCCGGCATCGGAATCATGAACATCATGCTGGTGTCGGTCACCGAGCGCACACGCGAGATCGGCATCCGCAAGGCCGTGGGCGCCCGGCGACGCGACATTCTACGGCAATTCCTGCTTGAAGCATTTTTCTTGTGCCAGATCGGCGGCCTTGTCGGTATCTTACTGGGTGCGCTGGGGGGCAATCTGGTGGCGGTGTACTTCGACATTTCGGCCGTCTTTCCCTGGGACTGGGCGCTGGGTGGTATGCTGCTGGTGACGCTGGTGGCCGTGGTGTTCGGTAGCTACCCGGCGTACAAGGCGGCTCGGTTGAATCCCATTGAGGCATTGCGCTACGAATAG